A window of Verrucomicrobiia bacterium genomic DNA:
CCCTTTCCCAGCGTAGTAAACGACGCCCTGACCAACAACAGGAACCTCCCCGTCAGGATGCCTTGACATGTCTACATCTGATTCAATCAACTGCGGTCCTAATTGGAAAAAGTAATGACCGGAACCATTCCACGGATCTTCCACTCTGGCTCCATAAAGAGCGCCGTAGTTCCCCAAGGCGGACACGGCCCCCAGCAATCGTACTGAATCATCATATATATTGGAATCAGGCCAACCAAAAAACGAGAAACTGCCATTAAAGTTATACCAATTATAGCCAATCGTAGGTCTCCAATTTGCATCAATCACAAGCTCGTATGCGCCCCAGACCCCGCTTGGCTCGGCCCACCAGTTGGCGGTGATAATGGTTCCGGTAAACAATTCAAATGCGGATAATTGCCTTCCATTCGTTGAGTCTATATCTGTAAATTCTAGGGACTGCAGAACGCTGGAGCAGACTCCCCAGTCGCAATCCGAGTACACTCTCTTCTGGATACCCAAATAGACGATTAACAGGTTACCATTGGATGTCAGTGCGATCCTGGAGTTTCGTTCCGGTGTTGCAGTCGGCACTGACCACAATGTGTCACCACTCGCCGGGCCGATGCTCGAAACGGCGGTCTGGTTCAAGTGAAAGATCTCCCCATCCGGTCCGAGCACGATGGAGATCGTTGGGGAAGCCGGCACCCTCCACTTCACAGCCCCCGTCTCCGGGGCGATGGCCACCAGTTCCTCCGCCCCGCCTGCGTAGATCGTGCCATCGGGTCCGATGGCCGGGGTGGCCACGGGGCCCCTGAGGGGAACCTGCCATCGCAGCGTGCCTGGGGCGCCCGCGGCCTGAGCGGGGGGTGCCGGCAGGCAAAGCATGAGCATCATCAGGACGGCAAACACCGCACGAACGGATGGGGATGGATCTGGGGGATTGGGGATGGGTTTCAGCGTTGGGGTGGGATGGAAGGCCATGGGGACAGGGTGGGTTCCGGGGGTAGGACGAAAAAGGGCTTCAGGCGGGTCGCCGGGATCGGTTTCGCAGCGGCGGGCGTTTCTTTTCTCGCAAGCATGCAACGGGAGGTCGGACTTCCGTAGTCCGGGGATGTTGTTTGCCTGGGAAGGCCTGCCGTGGGGACCATCACCCCTCATTTGTCGCGTGCCGATGCTCAGGTCAAGCCCTGAGTCGGATTCATCGCGATTCGCCGGTTCTTGGGACGGCGACCTGTCACGGTTGGCATCTCATCGAACCCGTTCAGTTCCGCGACCGCGACGTCCCACGTCACCGTCCGGCAACCCCACGTGCCGCCGCCCAGATGCGTGCCGGCGCGCTCCCAAAACGGTGGAGGGCCACCGTACTCCAGGGCGCTTCGCGCGCGCCGAGGCCACGCCCGAACGAGGCGTCCGCCCCCCCCGCGTTGCCGGTGGGGCGGTTTCAGGGATACTGCGGGCATGCGTCTGCTCATCGCCGTGACCGGGGCCAGCGGTTCCCTGTACGCCCAGCGCCTGCTCGACAGCCTCGACCCGGCGCAGCACGAAATCCATGTGCTGCTCAGCCAGTATGCACCGCAGGTGATCGCCGCGGAACTGGAGGGTGGCCTCCGACTTCCCGACGGTGTCGCCACCCACAGTCACCGCTCGATGAACCTCCCCTTCGCCAGCGGTTCCAATCCCCCGGAGGCCATGGTGGTGATCCCCTGCAGCATGGGGACGCTCGGGCGCATCGCCCACGGGGTCAGCTCCGACGCCCTGCTCCGCTGTGCGGATGTGATGCTCAAGGAACGGCGGAAGCTGCGAGGGGTTGGCCACAGCCCTTCACTCCACCCCGGAGGCTGTCCTCGCCGAGTACCGCCAGTGGCTGTTCACGCAGGGCGAAGAGCGGGAGGGCACCGACGCGGAAGGGCAACCCCTGCGCCGCGGGTTTGAGCGGGAGACGGTCCTGAAGGTCCTGGCGGCCCGCGGACGGGTTTCCGCCCCGGAAATCCTCCGGCTTCGCCTGCGCTACTTGACCGATGGCGCCATTCTGGGGAGCCGGGAAGTCGTCAACGATCTCTTTGTGTCCATGGACCTGTCCCTTTGATCCTTGGTTCTGGCACACGTGGGTTGAACCCATCGCCCCCCGAATTCACATAGCCGCCAAGCTCCTGCCAGAAAATCACCCCCGACCACGGAAAAACCGCTGGTACAGCGTTGAGGCGGCCAGCGCGGCCACCGCCACGCCGAACAGCGCGCCGATGCGATACAGGTTGTCGAGCCGTGCGAGGTCATGGAGGAACAGCTTGAGCAGCGCCGCGCCGAAGAGCGCCGCGCCCGCCAGCCGCGCAGGCCGCCAATCGCGCAACAACCCCGCAATCACCAGGCCGAGCGCAAACGCCGACCACGCAAGCGTGTAGGTCATGTCCCGGGGGAGGTTGCCGGTGTACGAAAGGTCCAGCGTCGCGTGGCCGGGTGGTGTGAAGAAGTGCGCGATCTGGAGGTTCACCAACACGAACAGCGCCGTCGTGCCCATCGCCAGCAGCAGCCTGCGCCCGTGCGGCAGCGCCGTGTCATCGGAGAGCCGGGCGCCCGCGTACAACGCCGCGATCACCACGGCGAAGGGATACAGCAGGCCGTTGAACACCGGGAGACCGTCCGGCAGGCCCCAGGTGACCACATCCGGGTTAAGGATCAGCCGGGCAAAGGTGCCGATCAGCACGGCCGTCCCGGCTCGCACCAGCCCCGCGTGCGGCACGCGGCGGAAGAGCGCCAGCAGCGCGGCGCCCTCGAGCGCGAAGCCGATGGTCAGCCACTGGTGATCGAGTTGCAGCGGCAGCGCCACCGTGACCAGCAGGAGTGCCGCGCCCCACAGCCAGGCCAGCGCCGTGAGGCGGTGCGGATTCCCCCGCGCCAGGCGGCGCGCCGCCCACCAGGCGACGAGGCCGGTCGGTACGGCCAACGCCAGGGGCACCAGCGCCGCCGGCACGGCAGGCCAGACGTGGTGCACCACGCCCAGCAGCGGAAGCAGCAGCAGCGGCCCCGCCAGGGCGGCGGCGATCCACCAGGCCGGGTGTTCGTCGTCGGCCCGCCGCAGCCGCGGCGGCATCCCCGTCAGAACCACCGCGAAACCGACCAGCCACGCCAGCATCGCCGGCCCCGACCACGGCATCGGCATCGGCCGGCGGAACTCCTCCACCAGCAGCCGGCTGCCCGGCAGCAGCTCCGTGTACGCGGCCGGATCGGTCGCGAACAAGGCCCAGACATTCGCAATCACGCCCGCCACCAGCACCGCAGCCGGCGCCAGCACCGGCAGGTCAAGCCGGCTCGCACCCGCCAGCAGCCACGCGGCCAGCAGGGCCAGGCCGAAGAAGACCCAGCCCGGTCCGGTGAACTGGGAGTTCAGCAGGGCGAGGAGCAATGGCAGGGCCGCGGCGATGACCGTGCCCCCGAGCGCGACCAGCCGCGGTGCCGGCTCGTTCGGGCTGGCCGGCACCGTGTCCTCGCCGGGCTGGAAGGCGCTGCGGCCGGTCAGCGCCAGCAGCACGACCGCCGCCGGCAGCCAGGCGGGGTGCAGCGCCGGCGGTCCAAAGCTCACCCAGAGGCCCAGCAGCACGGCGAGGCCGATGGCCGGCAGCAACGCCACCCAAGGCGGCAATCCCACGCGCCGGGCCAGCCCATGCTGCGCCGTGCCGTGCAACGCGCCGGCCAGCAGCAGGAGGCCGACGACCGCAGTGGCGTTCTGCGGCCGAAACGCCAGCGAAGCGCCGACCCCCCACCCCAACAGCCAGACCACCGCGAACCCGAGGACCAGACCGGTCCCCGCCGCCAGGTCCGGCAGCGCCCGGGTTGCTTTGAGGCCGGCCGTGGATGCATCCGCCGTTTCCCCGCGGCGGGCGTGCCACCAGGCCGCCCCGCCGAACAGGGCCAGCAGCGCCAGCGCCACGCCCGCGCGCTGTGCATCGCCCAGCGTGTGCAGACCGGCCCCCAGCGTGACCGCCGTGCCGAGGCCGGCGAGCGGCGCCAGCCAGCCCCACCCGCGCCGCAGCACCACGGCGAGCAGGCCCGCGTTCAGCAGCCCGATATACGTGAACCGCGCCACCGGCGACTCCAGCCCCTGCGGCAGCAGGAACGGTGTGATGAAGCCCGCCAGCGAGCCCAGCGCCGCGACGCCCGGCGACTGCAGCCGCAGCGCCAGCCCGATGGCCGCCGCCGTCACGCCGGCCAGCAGTCCGAGCGTCGCGCCCGACGTGAACGGTGCCAGCCGGTACAGCGCGTGGCCCACGTAGCCCGCGGCGTAGGCCACCACGATGCCCGCCCCGACCAGCGCCTGCGCCGTCACGCGGTAGCCGCGGCGGTCCGTGAAGAGTCCGCCCGCCACCAGGCCCGCACCGGTGAGCAGCCCCAGCAGCACCCGCACCGCCGGCGGCAGGAGGTTGTGGTCCATCGAGTATTTCAGCCCGTAGGCCGCCGCCAGAAACAGCGCGAAACCGCCCACCCACGCAAACAACCGCGCCCCGAACAGGCTCTCCCACGTCCGGCCCGCCCCGGCCTCCGACGCCGGTGGCGGCTCGTCCTTCGCGATGGCGGCGAAGGCCTCCGTCGGCACCCAACGCGGCTCCTCCGGCGGCGGCGGCGGCGGCGGCGAAACCGGGACTGGCTTCGCGGCCGGCACCCGCACCTCATGGCCACGGAGCAGCCATTCCGCCGCGGCCGAAGGCGCGCGGGCGGACGCGGCGACCGGGGCGGACTGCGCGAGCCGATACTCCAGGTCGCGGACCCGCGCGGCCAGCTCGTTGACCGCACGGCTCGCCGCCCCGGCGCGGAGCAGCGCCACGATGGGAAGAGCCACAAACAGGGCGAGGATCAGAATCAGTAGGGTTGTCATGGTGCCTTTCGCCGCCCCGGGAAGTTGGTGTCCGGGGCCAGTGGCACGCATCGTGGGCAGGCTCGCCGCCGGGGTGTTAGTTGATAAAACTGAAGGCGCGTTTCACCGGATCGAACATGAACCTCCACCACCTCGAGCTGTTTTACCACGTCGCGCGACACCGCGGCATCAGCGAGGCCGCCCGCCAGATGCCTTACGGCATCCAGCCGCCCGCCATCAGCAGCCAGCTCCGGCAGCTCGAGGAGGACGTGGGCGCGGTGCTCTTCCAGCGCCGGCCCTTCGCGCTCACCCCGACCGGGGCCGAGCTGTTCGCCTTCGTCGAGCCGTTCTTCGGCCGGCTGCCGGAGCTGGACGACCGTCTCCGCGGCCGCGTGGCCCGCCCCCTGCGCATCGGCGCCTCCGAGATCGTCCTGCGCGACCACTTGCCCGCCATTCTCGCCGATCTGCGGCGGACGCATCCCGGCCTGCGCGTGGACCTCCGGCAGGGCTACCTCGCCGAGCTTGAGCGCGCCCTCCGCGCCGGCGAACTCGACGTGGCCGTGACCCTCTGCGACGCCACGGCCGCCGAGGGCCTGCACACGGAACCCCTGATCGCCATCCCGCTCGTCCTGCTCGTGCCGCGCGCCAGCCGCTGGCAGACGGCCGAGGAAGTGCTGAGCCAGGACCGCATTGCCGAACCGCTGCTGGCGTTGCCGGCGGAGGAACCGATCCCGCGCCGCTTCCAGCAGCGCCTGGCGGAGCGCGGCATCGCGTGGGCCGCCGACATGGAAGTGCCCTCGCTGACGCTCATCGAGACGTATGTCGCCAACGGCTACGGCCTCGGCCTCTCGGTGGCCGCGCCGGGTGCGGCGCCGGCGCTCGGCGTGCGCGCCCTGCTGCTGGAGGACTTTCCCCGGCTGACGCTCGGCGTCCTCCGCCCCGCCCGCACCGCGCCGCTGGTGGACGCCTTCACCAGCGCCGTTGTCGCCCGCGCCGCCGCACTGCGCGGGCCATGGCCGCAGCCGTGAGTTCGCGCCAATATCCCTCACCGGCAGAAAGGCGGTGGTTTTGCCTTCCTCGCCAGGCCCGGGCTGGGAAGGCGCAGCGGTGAGGCTTGCCCGAACCCCGCCACGCCGGGACGTCCCATTCCGCTCCTCGATCCGGGCTGATGACGTTCAGCGCGTAGATCATCGGCAGAGCCTCACGACAGAGGCGCTCGAAGCAGCGTCCGAAACTGGCGTGGAGTTCGGGACGGATGGGTTCGATGAAGCCACCGTTCCAACCAGCGCCAATTGACTTGGCGATTCGCCGGTTCTTGGGACGGCGACCTGTCACGGTTGGCATCTCATCGAACCCGTTCAGTTCCGCGACCGCGACGTCCCACGTCACCGTCCGGCAACCCCACGTGCCGCCGCCCAGATGCGCGTCGGCGCGCTCCCAAAACGGTGGAGGGCCACCGTACTCCAGGGCGCTTCGCGCGCGCCGAGGCCACGCCCGAACGAGGCGTCCGCCCCCCCGCGTTGCCGGTGGGGCGGTTTCAGGGATACTGCGGGCATGCGTCTGCTCATCG
This region includes:
- a CDS encoding LysR family transcriptional regulator; this encodes MIKLKARFTGSNMNLHHLELFYHVARHRGISEAARQMPYGIQPPAISSQLRQLEEDVGAVLFQRRPFALTPTGAELFAFVEPFFGRLPELDDRLRGRVARPLRIGASEIVLRDHLPAILADLRRTHPGLRVDLRQGYLAELERALRAGELDVAVTLCDATAAEGLHTEPLIAIPLVLLVPRASRWQTAEEVLSQDRIAEPLLALPAEEPIPRRFQQRLAERGIAWAADMEVPSLTLIETYVANGYGLGLSVAAPGAAPALGVRALLLEDFPRLTLGVLRPARTAPLVDAFTSAVVARAAALRGPWPQP
- a CDS encoding DUF2339 domain-containing protein, with the protein product MTTLLILILALFVALPIVALLRAGAASRAVNELAARVRDLEYRLAQSAPVAASARAPSAAAEWLLRGHEVRVPAAKPVPVSPPPPPPPEEPRWVPTEAFAAIAKDEPPPASEAGAGRTWESLFGARLFAWVGGFALFLAAAYGLKYSMDHNLLPPAVRVLLGLLTGAGLVAGGLFTDRRGYRVTAQALVGAGIVVAYAAGYVGHALYRLAPFTSGATLGLLAGVTAAAIGLALRLQSPGVAALGSLAGFITPFLLPQGLESPVARFTYIGLLNAGLLAVVLRRGWGWLAPLAGLGTAVTLGAGLHTLGDAQRAGVALALLALFGGAAWWHARRGETADASTAGLKATRALPDLAAGTGLVLGFAVVWLLGWGVGASLAFRPQNATAVVGLLLLAGALHGTAQHGLARRVGLPPWVALLPAIGLAVLLGLWVSFGPPALHPAWLPAAVVLLALTGRSAFQPGEDTVPASPNEPAPRLVALGGTVIAAALPLLLALLNSQFTGPGWVFFGLALLAAWLLAGASRLDLPVLAPAAVLVAGVIANVWALFATDPAAYTELLPGSRLLVEEFRRPMPMPWSGPAMLAWLVGFAVVLTGMPPRLRRADDEHPAWWIAAALAGPLLLLPLLGVVHHVWPAVPAALVPLALAVPTGLVAWWAARRLARGNPHRLTALAWLWGAALLLVTVALPLQLDHQWLTIGFALEGAALLALFRRVPHAGLVRAGTAVLIGTFARLILNPDVVTWGLPDGLPVFNGLLYPFAVVIAALYAGARLSDDTALPHGRRLLLAMGTTALFVLVNLQIAHFFTPPGHATLDLSYTGNLPRDMTYTLAWSAFALGLVIAGLLRDWRPARLAGAALFGAALLKLFLHDLARLDNLYRIGALFGVAVAALAASTLYQRFFRGRG